A stretch of the Lactuca sativa cultivar Salinas chromosome 9, Lsat_Salinas_v11, whole genome shotgun sequence genome encodes the following:
- the LOC111892829 gene encoding trigger factor-like protein TIG, Chloroplastic: protein MELCISAPPTLSYVKSCVVSPPISSISLCNFLRPTKQFTSLRISRSSPHFLHFPRKISICARAVAPPAVTDTVKDPLPADLIVQEIQEPNCRILLKVEVPPIVCDDCYKRVINEFMKKAKVPGFRPGKKVPESILISYIGKDGVRKAIVESILKRTLPHAMSSVDGRALKDSIRITSTFPEMEKTYSSLNILKYDIIVDIAPEVKWVPEDGYKNLKIVVELDNEIDAKTACERELKRRYKSLSTMRIVTNRGLQIGDVAVLDISATTVEQEGSEVKNVPAAESKGFQFDTEDGDRVIPGFLDAIIGVQGGETKSFPLTFPDSWKQEDLRGLPCQFTVECKELFYRELPEMNDSIADKLLPGSTTIDQVRESLLERCVELEQTAKDQATDNAILDQLRKMIQVEIPQSLFEEQGRQLYGARLLQIQANMKLNEEQLAMLSSPKAVREYLENQRENIENVIKQNLAVGDIFKRENLEFSTDELVKEVENSVAEFKKHAQEYDEESIQEQVQEVLEGAKVLEWLRENADIQYIIK from the exons ATGGAGCTCTGCATTTCGGCTCCTCCAACGTTATCCTATGTGAAGTCTTGTGTTGTTTCTCCACCAATCTCTTCAATTTCTCTCTGCAACTTCTTGAGACCCACCAAACAATTCACTTCTCTTAGAATATCGCGTTCTTCTCCTCACTTCCTCCATTTCCCGAGAAAGATATCAATCTGCGCGAGGGCTGTCGCGCCACCGGCCGTTACCGACACCGTCAAAGACCCTCTGCCCGCTGATCTCATCGTTCAAGAAATCCAGGAACCGAATTGCAGG ATTCTGTTGAAAGTGGAAGTTCCACCTATCGTATGTGATGATTGTTACAAAAGGGTGATAAATGAGTTTATGAAGAAGGCCAAG GTTCCTGGATTTCGCCCTGGAAAGAAAGTTCCAGAAAGTATTCTCATAAGTTATATTGGAAAAGATGGTGTCAGAAAAGCAATCGTTGAATCTATTCTCAAAAGAACTCTTCCACATGCCATGTCATCA GTAGATGGACGAGCTTTGAAGGACTCAATCCGCATTACATCCACATTTCCTGAAATGGAAAAGACGTATTCTTCTTTAAACATCCTAAA ATACGATATTATTGTGGATATAGCACCTGAAGTGAAATGGGTTCCAGAAGATGGTTACAAGAATTTGAAGATAGTGGTTGAGCTTGACAATGAAATAGATGCTAAAACAGCTTGTGAAAGAGAATTAAAAAGGCGTTACAAGTCTTTAAGTACAATGAGAATAGTCACAAATAGAGGACTACAG ATTGGTGATGTTGCTGTTTTGGATATATCTGCAACAACAGTGGAACAAGAAGGGTCAGAAGTGAAAAATGTTCCAGCTGCAGAGAGTAAAG GTTTCCAATTTGATACAGAAGATGGAGATAGAGTTATTCCAGGTTTTCTTGATGCAATAATTGGAGTTCAAGGAGGTGAAACAAAATCTTTCCCACTTACATTTCCAGATTCATGGAAACAAGAAGATCTACGTGGCCTTCCTTGTCAATTTACA GTTGAATGTAAAGAACTCTTCTATAGAGAATTACCAGAGATGAATGACTCCATTGCTGATAAGCTTCTTCCTGGAAGCACTACTATCGATCAG gTTAGGGAGTCATTGTTGGAGAGGTGTGTGGAACTTGAGCAAACAGCTAAAGATCAAGCAACAGATAATGCTATACTTGATCAGCTTCGAAAG ATGATTCAAGTTGAAATCCCACAATCTTTGTTTGAAGAACAAGGAAGACAGCTTTATGGAGCTAGACTATTACAAATACAG gcAAACATGAAACTAAATGAAGAACAGTTGGCTATGCTTTCAAGCCCAAAAGCTGTGAGAGAGTACTTGGAAAATCAAAGGGAGAATATAGAAAATGTAATCAAGCAGAATCTTGCTGTGGGAGACATTTTTAAACGCGAAAATCTAGag TTTTCAACAGATGAGCTTGTGAAAGAGGTTGAGAACTCTGTTGCTGAGTTCAAAAAACACGCGCAAGAGTATGATGAAGAGAGCATTCAAGAGCAG GTGCAAGAGGTGCTAGAGGGAGCAAAAGTGCTTGAATGGTTGAGAGAGAACGCAGATATTCAATATATAATCAAATGA